One Rhizoctonia solani chromosome 1, complete sequence DNA window includes the following coding sequences:
- a CDS encoding ubiquinol-cytochrome C reductase complex 14kD subunit: MFGPLGFTLAPQVKASRGLYKFLAPIAQFYARNTGHRQVGLRYDDLLIEERGDVQKAISRLPEDEAYNRAYRQKVAVQQSLLHKNLPKEQWLKPENDIRYLRPYVEQVVKEDQERAEWDTITVTKAHH; the protein is encoded by the exons ATGTTTGGACCTCTTGGCTTTACCCTCGCACCTCAAGTCAAGGCATCCCGCGGTCTATACAAATTCCTGGCCCCGATCGCTCAATTCTATGCGCGGAACACTGGACATCGCCAAGTGGGCTTGAGGTATGACGACCTCC TTATCGAAGAGCGTGGTGATGTACAGAAG GCGATCTCTCGTCTCCCTGAGGACGAAGCCTACAACCGGGCCTATAGGCAAAAGGTGGCGGTCCAGCAATCTCTGCTTCACAAGAATCTTCCCAAAGAGCAATGGCTCAAACCTGAGAAT GATATTCGCTACCTCCGGCCTTACGTGGAGCAAGTTGTAAAAGAGGATCAGGAGCGGGCAGAATGGGACACGATTACTGTAACCAAGGCTCACCATTAA
- a CDS encoding LETM1 and EF-hand domain-containing protein anon-60Da, mitochondrial, translating into MSIWMPRKAGSLRPTIMSLASLSRPGYRFKLPSQQNLFLYESLNYSMSARRLASTSAENRGDTKPNTELPIPGKAGKSGEKSSTLFSPTPSKPTPNTTISSPAKSSDSASISTSDTKPIAPVDDKNAIKLKDETKPQGRLAKAWVWIKHEANHYWDGSKLLAAEVRVSSKLLRKVLNGARLTRRERRQLTRTTNDLLRLIPFAVFVLVPFMELLLPVALKLFPNMLPSTFEDKFAAQEKQRKLLKVRLEMAKFLQDTLRESPLKSGSSILSTDEFKNFFLKVRSTGESPSAEEVVKVAKLFDTDLTLDNLSRPQLVSICRYMGLNAFGTDNFLRYQIRSRLVDIRRDDEVILNEGVDSLSTKELQHACQSRGLRTIGVSPSRLREEMSEWIDLHLTNRVSGVLLILSRAFTWDRDGDVAVLKGLESVMSSLPDTLLSEAELEVDSEKASYKQKLEVLQQQEELIDDEAEQEAKEEDARRQRRAAEERAKREEEALVAQSLLPESELQTPAEEDDARMTTEQLTELGEALSILSAKSSVIKERDELRALMEENQRAEEENAVQNAEGEPTPAPSNPLVKKIRAMLTKIDQQLEAYDAKVGSSLQMITCDSQGKIPVHDLERALRVIKHAPGEDEIEGLVRKLDVDHDGYVVLEHVLGLVREEGLGIVLDDEAKNIVGQGREIIDSNLKPKKEDIVQE; encoded by the exons ATGTCAATATGGATGCCTCGAAAGGCGGGGAGCCTGCGCCCCACGATCATGTCGTTGGCCAGTTTGAGCAGGCCCGGGTACCGGTTCAAATTACCATCCCAGCAAAACCTTTTTCTTTATGAATCTCTGAACTACTCGATGTCAGCTCGTCGTCTTGCTAGTACATCCGCCGAAAACAGGGGTGATACAAAACCAAATACCGAGCTCCCAATACCAGGCAAGGCTGGGAAATCTGGAGAAAAGAGCTCCACACTTTTCTCGCCTACACCAAGCAAACCAACTCCAAATACTACTATCTCATCACCAGCAAAATCCAGCGACAGCGCCAGTATTTCGACAAGCGATACCAAGCCCATTGCTCCTGTTGATGACAAGAATGCGATAAAGCTGAAGGATGAGACTAAACCCCAAGGACGGCTCGCCAAAGCATGGGTATGGATCAAGCACGAAGCAAATCACTATTGGGATGGATCTAAGCTTCTGGCAGCAGAGGTCCGTGTTAGCTCGAAGCTACTTCGTAAGGTCCTAAATGGCGCACGTCTAACTCGCCGTGAGCGACGTCAA CTCACTCGTACTACAAATGACCTTCTCCGCTTGATTCCATTTGCGGTATTCGTACTTGTTCCATTTATGGAGCTTTTGTTGCCTGTCGCTCTCAAATTATTCCCAAATATGTTACCGAGTACATTCGAAGACAAGTTCGCTGCA CAAGAAAAGCAAAGGAAACTGCTCAAAGTTAGGCTTGAAATGGCTAAATTTCTACAAGATACCCTTCGAGAGTCTCCCTTGAAGTCCGGCTCAAGCATTCTATCGACGGATGAATTTAAAAACTTCTTCTTGAAGGTTCGCTCAACAG GCGAGTCCCCATCTGCGGAGGAAGTTGTCAAAGTAGCCAAACTATTTGACACTGACCTTACCCTGGACAACTTGTCTCGCCCACAGTTGGTTAGCATATGCAGATACATGGGACTAAATGCGTTTGGTACCGACAATTTCCTGCGTTACCAAATCAGATCTCGCCTCGTTGATATCCGAAGAGACGACGAA GTTATCCTCAACGAAGGAGTTGATTCACTTTCAACCAAAGAACTCCAACACGCTTGCCAATCCCGTGGGCTTCGTACAATCGGTGTTTCACCATCACGATTACGCGAGGAAATGAGCGAGTGGATTGACTTGCACTTGACGAACCGTGTCAGCGGTGTATTGTTGATTCTCAGTCGTGCCTTTACCTGGGATCGGGACGGTGATGTCGCCGTTTTGAAGGGACTTGAGAGTGTGATGAGCAGTTTGCCAGATACCTTG CTCAGCGAAGCCGAACTTGAAGTCGATAGCGAAAAGGCCAGTTATAAACAGAAACTCGAGGTCTtgcaacaacaggaagagcTTATTGACGATGAGGCCGAGCAAGAGGCCAAAGAGGAGGACGCTCGTCGCCAACGCAGGGCAGCCGAAGAGAGAGCCAAACGCGAAGAAGAGGCTCTCGTGGCACAGTCGCTACTTCCCGAATCCGAGCTGCAAACACCTGCCGAGGAAGACGATGCTCGCATGACCACCGAACAGCTCACTGAACTCGGCGAGGCATTGAGTATTTTATCGGCCAAGAGCTCGGTGATCAAAGAACGTGACGAACTCCGAGCTTTGATGGAAGAGAATCAACGTGCCGAAGAG GAGAATGCGGTTCAAAACGCCGAGGGTGAACCAACGCCAGCCCCATCCAACCCCCTTGTCAAAAAGATTCGCGCAATGCTCACCAAGATCGATCAACAACTCGAGGCATACGATGCCAAGGTTGGCTCTTCTTTGCAAATGATTACCTGTGATTCACAAGGCAAGATCCCTGTGCACGACCTCGAAAGGGCACTGCGTGTGATCAAGCACGCTCCTGGCGAGGATGAAATCGAGGGCCTCGTGCGAAAGTTGGATGTAGACCACGATGGGTACGTTGTGCTTGAACACGTTCTGGGCCTCGTTCGAGAGGAAGGGCTTG GTATTGTTCTCGATGACGAAGCGAAAAATATTGTCGGTCAAGGGAGAGAGATCATAGACTCAAATTTGAAGCCAAAGAAAGAAGATATTGTTCAGGAATGA
- a CDS encoding Transposase family Tnp2 protein, giving the protein MVWQNLIPQLIELWTGDFNDLDAGLEDYHLRLNAWNAFCDACVPSKRTMPGSFGCPVPNPRKPSHFIAESWNILTTQMAPLLLYKRFSDKRIYYQFDKNQLQTCPVNIHYLLHVANSIEYMGPIWCYWAFPMEQFCSFVVNLVKSQQYPYANIDKRTPFTGQKQAEESDGATLVRGYPLALLLSPHSTLLPVDQHLRQQIVRYLTTSFKILSDVAKELIPDKLEQWGRLWIGNGGNEVHARGYHKLRSDGRDAAFVCYKLMVDQDANLVLANKRLKEESQYGKLRHVFVVTIPPKTPNINPSRKKNQYLLLAQIYKAPVKSNKIEGKKLIWYKGKLGTGEVVNVSTIQCAVGRIKDVSAYITWVVVLAVKAKSKGQSVWTMEIRDLSTAASGPTADEANNAASNNEDKTAQPDHYQQPQQNYQSAQQYPHGVPEV; this is encoded by the exons AtggtctggcaaaatctgatCCCGCAACTTATTGAGCTTTGGACTGGTGATTTTAACGATCTGGATGCTGGTCTTGAAGACTATCATTTGAGGCTTAATGCGTGGAACGCTTTCTGTGACGCTTGTGTCCCATCAAAACGTACTATGCCTGGTTCCTTTGGCTGCCCCGTCCCCAACCCGCGCAAGCCGTCACATTTCATTGCAGAGTCCTGGAACATACTCACAACACAAATGGCTCCTTTGCTTCTGTATAAGCGGTTCTCTGACAAACG AATATATTATCAGTTTGACAAGAATCAACTGCAGACCTGTCCAGTCAACATTCATTACCTCCTCCACGTCGCCAATTCCATTGAGTACATGGGTCCAATATGGTGCTATTGGGCTTTTCCAATGGAGCAATTCTGCAGCTTTGTCGTTAACTTGGTCAAAAGCCAACAATATCCATATGCCAACATTGACAAGCGC ACACCATTCACGGGCCAAAAGCAAGCTGAGGAATCTGACGGCGCAACACTTGTCCGTGGCT ACCCCCTTGCGCTCTTATTAAGCCCACACTCAACCCTCCTTCCCGTCGACCAACATCTAAGACAACAAATCGTGCGCTATCTCACAACTTCATTCAAGATACTGTCCGACGTAGCCAAGGAGCTTATTCCTGACAAGCTGGAGCAGTGGGGACGTCTTTGGATTGGGAACGGGGGCAATGAGGTTCATGCACGTGGGTATCACAAGCTGCGTTCCGACGGAAGGGATGCAGCATTTGTTTGC TACAAGCTTATGGTAGACCAGGACGCCAACCTAGTCTTGGCAAACAAACGCCTCAAAGAGGAAAGTCAATATGGCAAACTCCGGCATGTATTTGTTGTGACAATCCCGCCAAAAACCCCCAACATCAACCCAAGCCGCAAGAAGAATCAATACCTATTGCTTGCACAAATATACAAAGCACCGGTCAAGAGCAACAAAATAGAAGGCAAGAAGCTCATCTGGTACAAGGGTAAATTGGGTACGGGTGAGGTTGTCAACGTTTCAACTATCCAGTGTGCGGTCGGACGCATAAAGGATG TATCTGCTTATATTACATGGGTCGTCGTCTTGGCTGTCAAGGCCAAGAGCAAAGGCCAGAGTGTCTGGACCATGGAGATCAGAGATCTTAGTACTGCTGCCTCTGGCCCTACGGCTGATGAGGCTAACAATGCCGCCTCGAACAACGAAGATAAGACGGCCCAGCCGGATCACTACCAACAGCCGCAACAAAATTACCAATCAGCTCAACAATACCCTCATGGAGTACCAGAAGTGTAA
- a CDS encoding Transposase family Tnp2 protein has product MIRQTSIQAAILRQNSRNLQYLNPPKPIPSTPPFACNEAPDNLDNLFAEDIPPTKPNMWQEILHNCIYYDSNREVVLPDDGTGTQTGTNQLEELDDISLITLSDCLGNLNMSTYGLLGEEIMDAENIIELVVEAHTFLKDEDFDKLSSFDLYVRYKPSKALFAELIKRYQPINSPKGTQIPSIKRLRTHA; this is encoded by the exons ATGATACGCCAAACATCAATACAGGCAGCTATCTTGCGACAAAATTCCCGGAATTTGCAGTACTTGAATCCCCCCAAACCTATCCCCAGTACTCCCCCTTTTGCTTGTAATGAAGCCCCAGACAACCTAGACAACCTATTCGCTGAAGATATACCACCTACCAAGCCCAATATGTGGCAAGAAATCCTGCACAATTGCATTTATTATGACTCCAACCGTGAAGTTGTTTTACCGGATGATGGGACTGGCACTCAAACTGGGACCAATCAGTTGGAAGAACTGGATGATATCAGTCTTATAACATTATCGGATTGCCTTGGTAACCTCAACATGTCAACTTATGGCCTCTTGGGAGAGGAGATTATGGATGCCGAGAATATTATTGAGTTGGTTGTAGAAG CTCATACTTTCCTCAAAGATGAGGACTTTGACAAACTCTCTTCATTTGATCTTTATGTTAGATACAAACCATCCAAAGCACTTTTTGCCGAATTAATTAAACGTTACCAACCTATCAATAGCCCCAAGGGAACACAAATTCCTTCTATCAAACGCCTGCGTACCCATGCTTGA
- a CDS encoding membrane-associating domain protein: MPLFDTVRLASYATVLVFSLIVLGISGYWVGLFQGAGTGLGTPASFSLAVSVITWAFMFPALLVSTFRRGSFLSWVAIELGICGFLWVLWLASAAYTTSLSAGMTLNCDLVSNTGAESICRQYQAIQAFSWLNWLILFAYIVLVIALAIKGMNKGQSVWTMEISDLSAAVSGSGSTSATSNHVGKVVQDQPSHYQQPQYNQPAQHHPQGMAQV; this comes from the exons ATGCCACTTTTCGATACTGTCCGTCTTGCGTCCTACG CGACTGTGCTCGTGTTTTCTCTTATTGTGCTGGGTATATCCGGGTACTGGGTTGGCCTATTTCAAG GTGCTGGCACTGGCCTCGGAACACCCGCTTCATTTTCACTAGCCGTTTCAGTCATTACCTGGGCGTTCATGTTTCCTGC TCTGCTAGTTAGTACATTCCGCCGGGGTTCGTTCCTGTCCTGGGTCGCGATCGAGTTGGGTATCTGTGGCTTCCTCTGGGTTCTGTGGCTGG CATCGGCCGCATATACGACCAGCCTCAGCGCAGGGATGACCTTGAATTGTGACCTCGTCTCTAACA CTGGAGCAGAAAGCATTTGTCGTCAGTACCAGGCGATCCAGGCGTTTTCTTGGTTGAACTGGCTCATAT TGTTTGCTTATATCGTATTGGTCATCGCCCTCGCCATCAAGGGGATGAATAAAGGCCAGAGCGTCTGGACCATGGAGATCAGCGATCTTAGCGCCGCTGTTTCTGGCAGTGGCTCCACTAGCGCGACCTCAAACCACGTGGGCAAGGTTGTTCAGGACCAACCGAGCCACTACCAACAACCACAGTATAACCAACCCGCTCAACACCACCCCCAGGGGATGGCACAAGTCTAA
- a CDS encoding type VI Secretion system protein VasG produces MSLVYYGTLVAEPSGVATVRFSTPVVLQTIRIIPTGIPAFKNVENCVGETTPPQFALKIYSNALMLPTDAEPKPKASNTLLSTQLDYVDEMLDWDFAVSPPASSRLMIFQGSFKKLTIAIYGQPSDAQEEPAAEVSSTTYPAIEYRALPPPIDIANLSDSSQTAKTLLKANSANPPLRHVFHSLLCYVTTPEGPFDEWDESSGNPLERLLQSDVIDAIELMQEAIQALRKPLPEIEEDTATQFISLVNESLGENPDLQTCKLLFEILGYASLQSDSLVTAVLYGISTVTYLADPRLLEDDDVPKHIERWISHPLVARYLNEPDIQEYMVAGRDQITSSENMARWEQIQSAITSWGDFHLAFDEYDESLPERIPRVARWLRRSFSERHFGPTMLWRLWNQPNISDFSSDEPAFRDYNNLLLGTQGPWNDATTLLGSFRATLKTYVGIAGVLSIVWWSRFPPDAIACQAISILKLWSESRGIREIVHSLVLMPIFHEALSELSVDVPLHKSGLYAQQLLESLSVSIEEVEEHTPEVVPATPEPPQLSGHLEVMAAVLKQPQLDDIAVKRVSLASQRILHQIKELPEEPWTIFDESHQSTSESFTLTQIEVLRRLKAYMDSLKERFTDTDSLPVISSLLIAFSNILETVSLLLPYANIPAPTARSLIHSASAMFISSEIILSRNRRQTQITEPSHFLRQTCVQLFRTLVELDDSESGFQYPVADQVLPTILAAWIEFDVTDTMHIAVSQTAVLLDLVIPQLSQDDDRSDAQSYWLQQVVRNLPRFDRLLSVLPVRHWVTLVSRLVSLDGVDTNIGLSSWFALNELQSLRALVSRITLDAAPGKLAVMLRVADRSIGLLVALFRDILQDNTIETVVRDIQTIASLTHCLEIIVDNHATSLATAELAALLAPYAILDDPRALRRLLATALLRGSRVAPSPYPLWLAIPQLLVPHRMFATRDMDLEVFGTDIGLALANLCAQWTENEQQGAEIWEGVVRILEWLTELDDIASVRLHGLDPSTLEILRSLVEKYVPSRISAFDLAYGLVTFSADVPEDIAVATSLIPNNSNLQTTTSDIRNALSRSRAETSRETTPQPGMSHIELLALASISPRAPTSPISPNAPLSLTKMYSQNEFRSV; encoded by the exons ATGTCTCTCGTGTACTATGGCACACTAGTGGCCGAGCCATCCGGGGTCGCGACAGTTCGATTCTCTACCCCTGTAGTTCTTCAGACAATACGAATAATCCCAACTGGTATACCCGCTTTCAAAAATGTCGAGAACTGTGTTGG AGAAACCACTCCCCCTCAATTCGCTCTCAAGATATATTCGAATGCTTTAATGCTGCCCACCGATGCCGAGCCCAAGCCAAAGGCGTCGAACACGCTCCTTTCTACACAGCTCGACTATGTAGATGAAATGCTGGATTGGGACTTTGCAGTTTCACCACCG GCGTCCAGCCGCTTGATGATATTTCAGGGCTCGTTCAAGAAGTTGACCATTGCAATCTACGGTCAACCAAGTGACGCCCAAGAGGAACCAGCAGCGGAGGTATCCTCCACGACATATCCAGCAATCGAATATCGGGCTCTCCCACCTCCGATTGACATTGCCAACCTATCTGACTCCTCACAAACCGCGAAGACCTTACTGAAAGCAAACTCGGCAAATCCACCTCTTCGGCACGTTTTTCACTCTTTGCTCTGCTACGTCACTACTCCTGAAGGACCTTTTGATGAATGGGATGAGAGTAGCGGAAATCCGTTGGAACGTTTGCTACAGAGCGATGTCATTGATGCAATTGAGCTTATGCAAGAGGCGATTCAAGCATTGAGAAAGCCCCTCCCCGAGATAGAGGAAGATACTGCCACTCAATTTATTTCGCTGGTGAACGAGTCCTTGG GCGAAAAC CCGGACCTTCAAACATGCAAGCTACTTTTCGAGATCCTAGGATACGCTTCGTTACAAAGCGACTCTCTTGTTACAGCTGTTCTG TACGGCATTTCAACCGTGACTTACCTTGCAGACCCACGACTTCTGGAAGACGACGACGTGCCTAAACATATCGAACGATGGATATCGCACCCGTTGGTCGCAAGGTATCTTAACGAACCCGATATACAAGAGTACATGGTAGCAGGACGTGACCAGATAACTTCAAGCGAAAACATGGCTCGATGGGAACAAATACAGTCCGCTATTACTTCCTGGGGAGACTTTCATCTGGCTTTTGACGAATACGACGAATCATTGCCAGAGAGGATCCCCCGAGTCGCTCGATGGTTGCGTCGCTCCTTTTCTGAAAGACACTTTGGGCCCACTATGCTTTGGCGGCTCTGGAATCAGCCGAACATATCCGACTTTTCGTCCGACGAGCCAGCTTTCCGTGACTACAATAATCTATTACTAGGCACACAAGGCCCTTGGAATGATGCGACAACTTTGCTCGGGAGCTTCCGTGCTACGTTGAAAACGTACGTAGGAATAGCCGGTGTACTATCCATTGTTTGGTGGAGTCGGTTTCCCCCCGATGCGATCGCTTGCCAAGCAATTTCTATTTTAAAGCTATGGTCAGAGTCTCGAGGGATCCGTGAG ATAGTTCATTCCCTCGTACTCATGCCAATTTTTCATGAAGCATTATCCGAGCTCTCTGTTGATGTACCCCTTCATAAGTCGGGCCTATATGCTCAACAGTTACTCGAATCGCTTAGCGTCTCTATTGAAGAGGTAGAGGAGCATACTCCAGAAGTGGTCCCAGCTACCCCAGAGCCCCCGCAATTATCTGGACATCTTGAGGTCATGGCAGCAGTTCTCAAACAGCCACAATTGGACGATATTGCCGTGAAGCGCGTCAGCCTTGCCAGTCAGCGCATTCTTCATCAAATCAAAGAGTTACCAGAAGAACCGTGGACTATCTTTGACGAATCTCATCAATCGACTTCAGAGTCATTCACACTCACACAAATAGAAGTGCTCCGAAGGCTCAAGGCTTATATGGATTCACTAAAGGAGCGATTCACCGACACAGACTCGTTACCCGTGATTTCTAGCTTGTTGATAGCATTCAGTAATATTCTTGAGACGGTTTCACTTTTGCTCCCTTACGCCAATATACCGGCGCCCACCGCCAGATCCTTGATTCATTCTGCTTCTGCCATGTTTATCTCCTCTGAAATCATCCTGTCGCGAAACCGAAGGCAGACTCAGATAACCGAACCATCCCACTTCTTGCGGCAAACATGTGTCCAACTTTTCCGTACATTGGTTGAACTGGATGATTCGGAATCTGGGTTCCAATACCCGGTTGCAGACCAGGTGTTACCAACGATACTCGCTGCATGGATAGAGTTCGATGTAACGGACACAATGCACATCGCCGTATCTCAGACGGCCGTTCTCCTCGATCTTGTGATCCCCCAATTATCTCAAGACGACGACCGAAGCGATGCACAGAGCTATTGGCTTCAGCAGGTGGTACGCAACCTGCCGCGGTTCGACCGGTTATTATCGGTTCTTCCGGTTCGACATTGGGTCACCTTGGTCTCGCGGTTGGTCTCCCTCGACGGAGTAGACACAAACATCGGTCTCAGCTCATGGTTCGCATTAAACGAACTACAATCCCTAAGGGCCCTTGTTTCACGGATCACCTTGGATGCTGCGCCAGGCAAACTCGCCGTTATGCTCCGTGTGGCAGATAGATCTATTGGCCTTCTTGTTGCCCTCTTTAGGGACATTCTACAAGACAACACCATCGAGACAGTTGTACGAGATATCCAAACAATAGCTAGCCTTACCCATTGTCTCGAAATCATAGTCGATAACCATGCAACCTCGCTTGCGACAGCTGAATTAGCGGCGCTGCTCGCGCCATACGCGATCCTTGACGACCCACGAGCATTGAGACGCCTGTTGGCCACGGCTTTGCTACGAGGCTCCCGTGTGGCACCGTCCCCATACCCGCTCTGGCTGGCCATTCCTCAACTCCTAGTTCCTCACCGAATGTTTGCAACACGAGACATGGATCTTGAGGTCTTTGGAACAGACATTGGGCTCGCGTTGGCGAATTTGTGCGCCCAATGGACCGAGAACGAACAGCAAGGAGCTGAAATCTGGGAAGGTGTGGTGCGAATCTTGGAATGGTTGACTGAACTCGACGATATCGCGTCAGTCCGCTTGCACGGTCTCGACCCCTCGACCCTCGAAATCCTCCGATCGCTCGTCGAAAAATACGTCCCGTCCCGGATAAGTGCATTCGACCTTGCGTATGGCCTTGTTACGTTTTCGGCAGACGTACCAGAAGACATTGCCGTAGCTACATCTCTCATACCCAACAATTCAAATCTCCAAACGACGACCTCGGACATCCGAAACGCACTGAGCCGCTCACGAGCCGAAACCAGTCGAGAAACGACCCCTCAGCCGGGTATGAGCCACATCGAACTTTTGGCTCTCGCAAGCATTTCGCCGCGGGCCCCAACATCGCCCATATCGCCCAACGCGCCTCTGAGTCTAACTAAAATGTACTCGCAAAACGAGTTTAGGTCTGTATGA
- a CDS encoding mitochondrial distribution and morphology protein 34, with protein MSFQFEWPRFSESFHRDACQMLDAALNKGNKPPIIADRIEVVELEMGKQPPELEIRDIGDLTVDQFRGIFRLSYAGDAHIVLRTKVQANPLNNKKSDFDGVLGTSRGILAAHQPLVVPMHLRLSHFRLNAYVVLVVSKQKGITLVFKTDPLQNVEVSSTFDSIAVIQKYIQREIEGQLREMFREDLPGIIHRLSQRWLAGRAKVETPYAQKPRGPISSLPSVAEHEPTSPRASERPLRFPTVGLQPALSTYSLPTPAGLAALRPRLSVAPSMAGSGRGRQPSSSLNSPTTSSLPPLVPSPIDPPETPDSDIDQEHFDPTYGLRPEGLPSKSSYSGFSKLYVQNRGLGDLTDGTSSVSRPSSVQEESAYWEEDSPDLSDGHDEPGDEYETIPAVGGGTITRPKATGSVALPPKPAKSLLSPFQSESGRGRKMYSNHQSPLKQWVGHQEALRRQMGLGQAGSVSLPTTPPPRAPLSRAGSNIRYEPQHQHQHQHQHERRRGASSYFGSSAPTGSRSSVAGRTISTPPSSELPASGGEEPALNRKRSLSPSMVSPTYSREVMHYNNDDPNVVDPEPEIVLRPGLNTTVTQLSALSQTNHTLSLFAPSVQGVTVRSVPRRPGGSVSATPHAERVPVKARRKRVYRVGKKKEDPSEQGSQVPLSPTTSQSEYGHYFRHPESLYARTDDERF; from the exons ATGAG CTTCCAGTTCGAGTGGCCCAGATTTAGCGAGAGTTTCCACCGCGATGCCTGTCAAATGCTCGACGCTGCTCTCAACAAGGGCAACAAACCGCCTATCATAGCAGACCGAATCGAGGTTGTCGAACTCGAGATGGGCAAACAG CCCCCGGAACTCGAGATACGGGATATCGGCGACCTGACGGTGGACCAGTTTCGTGGAATTTTCAGACTTAGCTATGCCGGAGACGCCCATATTGTGTTGAGGACCAAAGTCCAG GCTAATCCACTCAACAACAAAAAGTCCGATTTCGATGGCGTTCTAGGCACTTCGCGTGGCATTCTCGCAGCTCATCAGCCCCTCGTGGTCCCCATGCATCTGAGGTTATCCCATTTCAGACTAAACGCCTATGTTGTCCTCGTCGTCTCAAAACAAAAAGGCATCACCCTCGTATTCAAGACCGACCCGCTCCAGAATGTAGAAGTCAGCAGCACATTCGACTCGATTGCCGTTATCCAAAAGTACATCCAACGCGAGATCGAAGGTCAGTTGCGGGAAATGTTTCGAGAAGACTTGCCCGGGATTATCCATCGATTAAGCCAACGCTGGTTGGCCGGCAGAGCTAAAGTCGAGACTCCGTATGCCCAGAAACCAAGGGGGCCGATCTCGAGCTTGCCATCTGTGGCCGAGCACGAGCCGACGTCCCCCCGAGCTTCCGAACGTCCGCTCCGGTTCCCGACGGTCGGCCTCCAACCGGCGCTCTCGACGTACTCACTCCCTACCCCTGCAGGCCTCGCGGCGCTCAGGCCCAGGTTGTCTGTCGCACCTTCGATGGCTGGGAGTGGACGCGGTCGCCAACCAAGTTCGTCCCTCAATTCGCCAACTACCTCGTCCCTACCTCCACTCGTTCCCTCACCCATCGACCCACCCGAAACCCCAGATTCCGATATAGACCAAGAGCACTTTGATCCTACATACGGTCTCAGGCCTGAAGGTCTGCCATCTAAAAGCTCGTACTCTGGCTTTAGCAAGCTCTATGTTCAGAACCGAGGGCTTGGCGACCTTACGGACGGCACGAGCAGCGTTAGCCGACCGAGCTCGGTGCAAGAAGAAAGCGCgtattgggaagaagactcGCCCGACTTGTCGGATGGCCATGACGAGCCTGGCGACGAGTACGAAACCATTCCTGCCGTTGGAGGAGGAACCATCACCCGGCCGAAAGCAACCGGCTCGGTCGCGTTGCCGCCCAAACCTGCAAAATCTCTACTTTCACCATTCCAGTCCGAGTCGGGGCGTGGTCGAAAGATGTATTCGAATCATCAGAGTCCGTTGAAGCAGTGGGTCGGACACCAAGAGGCACTACGAAGACAGATGGGCCTGGGTCAAGCAGGATCTGTTTCACTCCCTACCACCCCGCCACCCCGTGCTCCTCTTTCGCGCGCGGGCTCGAATATTCGATATGAACCTCAGCAtcagcaccagcaccagcaccagcatGAACGCCGACGGGGCGCGTCTTCGTACTTTGGATCGAGTGCACCGACAGGATCGCGCTCGAGCGTTGCGGGACGAACCATTTCCACCCCTCCGTCTTCCGAGCTCCCAGCAAGCGGTGGGGAGGAGCCGGCCCTGAACCGAAAGCGGTCATTGTCCCCATCCATGGTCAGCCCTACCTACTCGCGCGAGGTCATGCACTACAACAACGACGACCCGAACGTTGTCGACCCTGAGCCCGAAATCGTCCTGCGCCCGGGGTTGAATACGACAGTGACCCAGCTGAGCGCATTGAGCCAGACAAATCATACACTTTCGTTGTTTGCGCCCAGCGTGCAGGGCGTGACCGTTCGTAGCGTTCCAAGAAGACCAGGCGGAAGCGTGAGCGCGACGCCACACGCGGAGAGGGTCCCTGTTAAGGCGCGACGAAAACGTGTGTATCGGGTcggaaagaagaaagaagacCCGTCCGAGCAGGGATCTCAGGTTCCTCTGTCGCCTACGACATCTCAATCCGAGTATGGTCACTATTTCAGGCACCCCGAGTCTTTATACGCACGAACCGATGACGAACGTTTCTAA